Part of the Nitrospirota bacterium genome is shown below.
GCCTTGCCTGCCAGGTGGTCGGCAATCTGGGACTTCGTCATGGATTTGGCCATACGTACCTCCTTAACGTCTCATATGGTGAAGAGTGAGTGGTAGTGGCGTTCTGGAATCTGCCCGTATTCCAGGTCAAATGTGTAGGAACTTTGTCGCAACCTGCAAAGGGCGCGCAAACCGGCGCAGAGTGTAGCCAAAGCCCCGGAGGCTGTCAACCGGAAAAACGCCCATCGGGCTTGGCAAAAAGCGTACTCGCGCAGTCTTGATTGGGAACCGATGTGAGAGTACAGTAAGGCGCACGTTACAAGAACTCGAAATCCTTCCATTTAAAGAGCACGAGGTTATTCATGGGGAAAGAACTGCCGATTCTGCCGCCGACCCCGCAAACCGGGGACGAAGCGAAGGGAGAATCATACATTTACTGCAGGGTCTTCTGCAGTCGAGAGAATGCGCCCCCTCTCAAGCTGCTACTGGATTTTCTCAAATCGCGCGGCCAGCTTCCCTTGATTCCCAAAATGGATCCTGAGGCGCTCGAAGAATGGGCGTGGGTCCATATCTCCCTGGGATACAACCGCGATCGCAAACCGATCCAGCTCTTTTGCCTGCGGGACCGGGGGACCTACAAGGAGGCTTTCGAACAGGAGCAAAAACAATTTCTCGAACGATTATCGGTCTACGACGACATCGAAGCCGACCTCGTGCGCGAGCATGTGCGGCGGGCCCGGTTCATCGCCACCACGCGATTGGTGAAGGATGATGTGACGGAAGACGGGTACGATTTCAACGGCTGGATCCTGGAGTTTTTCCAAGAGAATTGCAACGGGATCGTCCAGATGGACGGCAAAGGGTTCTTTTCTCCAAAAGGCGAACTGATCGTCGAGGTGCAGGACGAGATTTCCTCAGAGATCGACATGGTCTGATGCGCAACCGGTTGTCCGGTCTTCGGCCACGCCCGTGCCTCAGTTCTACAAGAGCCGTCTTCCGGTCCTCGCTTCCCGGTGGTTCGACCGAGCGAAAGCCGCCCTCCTCGGCGAGCTGCCCTGTCGCAAAGGTTGTTATCAATGCTGTTTCGGCCCGTTCGCCGTCACCGTGCGGGATATTGCGGAATTGCAACTGGGGCTGGCGGAGATGGACCCCGCGCGGCGGGACACGATGCAAGAGCTCGCCCGCCGGCATATCGCCGCAATCGAAGCCCGTTATCCCCGTCTCGCCGAATCCCCTTGGCTCGATGACTGGCCCGATGCGGAGATCGATCGACTGGCGGCCGAGTTCGCCGAGCTTCCCTGTCCCGCGCTCCAGCCGGACGGCAGTTGCGGCGTTTATCCGTTCAGGCCGGTCACCTGCCGGATGATGGGCATTCCCGTGGAAGAAGGGGAGACAGTCCACGGGGCCTGCGCGGTGCAGACCTTCGTTCCAGTCTTGCGCCTCTCCCGCTCGCTGCGTCAAGAAGAGGAACACTTGGCGCGGCAGGAAGCCGACGAACTGGATCGCCTGCGCCGAGACCGGCGGATCTCGGGAGAGGAAGTGCTGCTGCCTTATGGATTTCTCCCCGACCGAGCGCCGGAGACTCTCCGCGGCCACCTGGACAGGGCGTGAATCGCTGTGATAAGTTCGGCTCTACTTCGCTGGCGGGAGCGCCTGTAGCTCAGCGGATAGAGCACTAGCCTCCGGAGCTAGGGGCCACAGGTTCAAATCCTGTCAGGCGCGCCATACCCTGCTTGACCCGACCCGGAGCCCTTCCGGTTGCTCTTGGCGACGGGATGAACACCTCCAGCGACCGGCGAGTTCAACACACGGTGGGCCGTTAGCTCAGCTGGTAGAGCAGCTGACTCTTAATCAGCGGGCCGCAGGTTCGATCCCTGCACGGCCCACCAAAAATCAACAAGTTAGAAACCTCGTCCCAAGAGTCACGAACCGGTGTAGACGCCATGTAGACACGGAAAAAAAATTTTTCTTCCCCGCCCTGTCGCGCCTCCTCCCATTTTCAACATTTCTCGGGTTAAAAGACATCTTGCAAAGCCTCTCCAGCTTTGAAAGACCTGGCCATCATTTTTTCAAAGACACAATGGTTCTGAGATGCAGAACCGTATAGATCAACGTAACCGAACTGGCGTGATGGCTTGCCTGCTCGCGGCAGATCCTCTGCCATAAGGAGGGAAGTCAGACATGAAAGAATCAGAACCGATAAAAAAGCGCCTTTTCAACATTCGCGAAGTGGCGGAGTATACGGGACTCTCAGTCCACACCCACTACGCGATGGTCAGCCAACGCCGGATCCCATATGTCAAGGCAGGCCGGCTGACCAAATTTGATCTCAAGGCGATCGATGCATGGATCGAGAGAAACTCTGTAAAACCCTCGGCACGAACAAACGGGAATGTGAAAACCGGCAACGCACCTTAACTGAATCGATTGGCCATGTGGCCTCTCCCTTGTAAACCGGTTAACCGACTCCTTCTCTCTTGCCTCCCCACGACAACCAAAGGAAAGCCCGTGATCGCGCTCGTCTTCGACGCGATGACGGCTCGTCATCAGGGGGAAAGGGGGAGCCTGTCGGCAGGTTCCCCCTTTGGGCGGGAGGCGTAGATCTCGATGATTGGGCCTTGGGGAGGCTGTGCCAGAACAGTCACAGAGCCGTTACGTTTCCGGTCTTCTAAGCATTGCCGTTTCATTGAGCGTGGAAGTGTGCGCCAAAACAGATCAGGCTCGATGTCCACCCAATAAGTAAGGAGTGTTCCCGTACTTCCAGTAAAGGACGCACATGGACGCGAGCTGCCGATAAGAGACCGGCGGCACATTGCTGCCGGGGAACCAGCGTCTGAAAAACGGGAAGATCAGACGCATGCCTATGGGCGGTTTCCAGGTGACCATGAGTCAACTCCTCTCCTTTGTGGCTCAGTCATTTCGC
Proteins encoded:
- a CDS encoding YkgJ family cysteine cluster protein: MPQFYKSRLPVLASRWFDRAKAALLGELPCRKGCYQCCFGPFAVTVRDIAELQLGLAEMDPARRDTMQELARRHIAAIEARYPRLAESPWLDDWPDAEIDRLAAEFAELPCPALQPDGSCGVYPFRPVTCRMMGIPVEEGETVHGACAVQTFVPVLRLSRSLRQEEEHLARQEADELDRLRRDRRISGEEVLLPYGFLPDRAPETLRGHLDRA
- a CDS encoding helix-turn-helix domain-containing protein, translating into MKESEPIKKRLFNIREVAEYTGLSVHTHYAMVSQRRIPYVKAGRLTKFDLKAIDAWIERNSVKPSARTNGNVKTGNAP